In Entelurus aequoreus isolate RoL-2023_Sb linkage group LG02, RoL_Eaeq_v1.1, whole genome shotgun sequence, one genomic interval encodes:
- the mpc1 gene encoding LOW QUALITY PROTEIN: mitochondrial pyruvate carrier 1 (The sequence of the model RefSeq protein was modified relative to this genomic sequence to represent the inferred CDS: substituted 1 base at 1 genomic stop codon), whose translation MAGTIARKAIDHLKSKDFRDYLTRXHFWGPIANWGLPIAAIADMKKSPEIISGRMTFALCCYSLLFMRFAYKVQPRNWLLFACHVTNESAQLIQAGRLIKYRMEKKAS comes from the exons ATGGCTGGGACAATTGCACGGAAAGCTATAGACCACCTAAAGAGCAAAGATTTCAGGGATTATTTGACGAGGTAA caTTTCTGGGGTCCAATTGCAAACTGGGGTCTCCCGATAGCTGCCATCGCAGATATGAAGAAGAGCCCTGAGATCATAAGTGGAAGGATGACCTTTG CTCTGTGTTGCTACTCGCTGCTCTTCATGCGCTTTGCCTACAAGGTGCAGCCACGTAACTGGCTGCTGTTTGCTTGCCATGTGACCAACGAGTCCGCCCAGCTAATTCAGGCAGGCCGCCTCATAAAGTAcag GATGGAGAAGAAGGCATCCTAG